One window of Paenibacillus sp. FSL K6-3182 genomic DNA carries:
- a CDS encoding GDSL-type esterase/lipase family protein: MKELFPRRGLPNVISKLENGETVTIVYFGGSNTRSQGYRVMTGDWLRDKYPNSEIRSVNAGIDGTGSDLGCARLEMDVLRHQPDLVFVEFVGNDGGVPESKARIEGIVRQIRKRSPFTDILFVYTLKERDVPLFQAGEYQKGAIMQEEVADYYGIPSIHLGVAVSQLVSDGKLIFTSMAEQSNQGAVIFTHDSVHPTIPEGHQIYTDTITRSFEKISELRDHQGRLEYHLPRNPLVPANPWEYASMLPLDNLTLFSEGWSYMTPDDFALVREYNWLFPGLWRAVDPGEAITVQFEGTHLGLFDIGGPDSGRLKVSVDGGEPFLIDRFTPYNDHNRNQYVFLPELPNGKHTVRFEVDHEKTDKAAVFEASGNAKSMNHVRQHPAWYDQTVIQLGKLLVVQPPL, encoded by the coding sequence ATGAAGGAACTATTCCCTCGAAGAGGGCTGCCTAATGTTATTTCGAAGTTGGAAAATGGGGAAACCGTGACAATTGTCTATTTTGGCGGCAGCAATACGCGTTCTCAAGGATATAGGGTCATGACGGGAGATTGGCTTCGAGATAAATATCCCAATTCGGAAATCCGCTCTGTGAACGCAGGCATTGATGGGACAGGATCAGACCTCGGCTGTGCCCGCTTGGAGATGGATGTACTGCGTCATCAGCCTGATCTCGTGTTTGTCGAATTTGTTGGTAACGATGGCGGAGTCCCCGAATCCAAGGCGCGGATCGAAGGAATTGTCCGACAGATCCGCAAGCGAAGCCCGTTTACCGACATTTTGTTCGTTTATACGCTGAAGGAGCGAGATGTGCCCTTATTTCAAGCCGGCGAATACCAGAAGGGGGCTATTATGCAGGAGGAAGTGGCCGATTATTACGGTATTCCTTCCATTCATCTGGGCGTAGCGGTCAGTCAATTGGTATCCGATGGAAAGCTCATTTTCACCTCAATGGCAGAGCAGTCTAACCAGGGAGCCGTTATTTTTACGCATGATTCGGTCCATCCGACAATTCCCGAAGGGCATCAGATTTATACGGATACAATTACCCGGTCATTTGAGAAAATAAGCGAGCTTCGCGATCATCAGGGAAGACTCGAATATCACTTGCCTCGGAATCCATTGGTCCCGGCTAACCCTTGGGAGTATGCATCCATGCTGCCGCTGGATAATCTTACTCTTTTTTCGGAAGGATGGTCTTACATGACCCCCGATGATTTTGCGTTAGTGCGTGAGTACAATTGGTTGTTCCCTGGCCTATGGCGAGCTGTCGATCCTGGAGAGGCTATAACTGTGCAATTCGAGGGGACCCATCTCGGGTTATTCGATATCGGGGGGCCTGATTCTGGCCGATTAAAGGTGTCAGTTGATGGAGGTGAACCCTTCCTTATCGACCGATTCACACCCTATAACGATCATAATCGAAATCAATATGTTTTCTTGCCGGAGCTACCGAATGGGAAACATACGGTTCGCTTCGAAGTCGATCACGAGAAGACAGACAAAGCAGCCGTGTTTGAGGCAAGCGGCAATGCAAAAAGTATGAACCATGTTCGGCAGCATCCAGCTTGGTATGATCAAACGGTCATTCAGCTTGGGAAGCTACTAGTGGTGCAGCCGCCATTATAA
- a CDS encoding FAD-dependent oxidoreductase, translating into MELIKADVTVVGGGIAGICAAIAAARQGLQVSLINDRPVLGGNASSEVRVHINGSAYLGNSPSYYAREGGLVEELKLKIFHYNPLYNKKLMLSLSDTVLLDMVYAEPNISLFLNTCVHETGMENDRIKWVEGLQLASERKFRFESRTYIDCSGDGIVGYQAGAHFRWGREAKHEYKEDLAPEVADHYTMGDTILFQARNVDYSVPYKRPGFAYDITKLPFFDSIRKGLNHRSFPRKINGLGGLWWLEYGGHMDIIKNNEDIALELRKLVYGIWDYIKNSGEFDDVDNLILDYVCPIPGKRESRRFIGEHMLSQNDLTAKPHFEDAVSVGGWYMDLHANKGIYDEGPATAWNFVPGLYNIPFRSLFSRNIPNLMFAGRNISATHVAFGSTRVMATCGCMGQAVGTAAALCLKYEADPAEIVTAHMGELQAQLLRDGQTIVGLQEELDPYFADGLTIHASSQRSYDNLHSTEEISLENALCLVLPIQTSTAESVRIKIKNRSEHSETLQVKLFGGERKENYIPASELKDYQLVIAAGHDDWITLDLSCKKPADDKIYIVLEGAASLAVYGNEEKLTGAVSFHYRPEVPSKLKKLNKSICFKDLVPSQNMYSPENVVNGFSRPYGLPNGWISERTKGQEWLEFCFASPKNVEEIHLVFNSRLDLEHFDDPIELLIQDYDVTLTLEDGTESEIIIRGNYLTLNKHKVDAKRVTRIRIHFCATYGSPYYEVFAVKCFAPKLISEGR; encoded by the coding sequence ATGGAGCTTATAAAAGCAGATGTAACCGTCGTAGGCGGAGGTATTGCTGGAATTTGTGCTGCTATAGCTGCCGCACGCCAAGGGCTGCAGGTTTCACTAATTAATGATAGGCCGGTTCTTGGGGGAAATGCGAGCAGCGAGGTCCGGGTTCATATCAACGGGTCGGCATATCTCGGAAACAGTCCATCCTATTATGCTCGTGAAGGCGGGTTGGTAGAAGAACTCAAGCTGAAGATCTTTCATTATAATCCGTTATACAACAAGAAGCTTATGCTTTCGCTTTCGGATACGGTCTTGCTCGACATGGTTTATGCTGAGCCTAATATTTCTCTATTCCTCAATACATGCGTGCATGAGACGGGGATGGAAAACGACAGAATTAAATGGGTAGAAGGCCTTCAACTCGCTTCTGAAAGAAAATTTCGTTTTGAAAGCCGAACCTATATCGATTGCTCCGGCGATGGCATTGTTGGATATCAAGCAGGTGCTCACTTCCGATGGGGAAGAGAGGCGAAGCATGAATATAAGGAGGATTTGGCTCCCGAAGTGGCGGATCATTACACTATGGGCGATACGATTCTGTTTCAAGCCCGTAACGTAGACTATTCCGTTCCTTACAAAAGACCTGGCTTTGCGTACGATATTACGAAGTTGCCATTTTTCGATAGTATTAGAAAAGGCTTAAACCATCGCTCTTTTCCAAGGAAAATCAACGGGCTTGGCGGATTGTGGTGGCTCGAATACGGCGGTCATATGGATATTATCAAGAATAATGAAGACATCGCATTGGAACTGCGGAAATTGGTATACGGGATTTGGGATTATATCAAAAATAGCGGCGAGTTTGATGATGTGGACAATCTCATCCTGGATTACGTATGCCCGATTCCGGGAAAGCGGGAGTCGAGGCGATTCATAGGGGAGCACATGCTGTCTCAGAACGATCTTACAGCAAAGCCTCATTTCGAGGATGCAGTATCCGTTGGAGGCTGGTATATGGATCTGCATGCGAATAAAGGCATCTACGATGAGGGTCCGGCTACAGCGTGGAATTTCGTGCCGGGATTGTATAATATCCCTTTCCGCAGCTTATTTTCACGCAATATTCCTAATCTCATGTTCGCTGGCCGCAATATAAGTGCTACTCATGTCGCTTTCGGGTCTACAAGGGTTATGGCAACCTGCGGTTGTATGGGGCAGGCGGTAGGAACGGCTGCTGCGTTATGCTTAAAATACGAGGCAGACCCCGCGGAAATAGTCACAGCCCATATGGGTGAGCTTCAAGCGCAGCTGCTTCGAGACGGGCAAACGATTGTAGGGCTTCAAGAGGAGTTGGATCCTTATTTCGCTGACGGATTAACGATTCATGCCTCGTCTCAGCGAAGCTATGATAATCTTCATTCAACTGAAGAGATTTCCTTGGAGAACGCGTTATGTTTGGTCTTGCCGATTCAGACATCCACGGCTGAAAGCGTACGGATCAAAATTAAAAATAGGTCCGAGCATTCGGAAACTTTGCAAGTGAAGCTGTTTGGCGGGGAGCGGAAGGAAAACTATATTCCCGCCAGCGAGCTGAAAGATTACCAATTAGTTATAGCAGCAGGTCACGATGACTGGATTACGCTGGACCTCAGCTGCAAGAAGCCGGCTGACGACAAAATCTACATCGTACTGGAAGGTGCGGCGAGCCTTGCTGTTTATGGCAATGAAGAGAAGTTGACAGGAGCGGTCAGCTTCCATTATAGGCCAGAGGTTCCGTCTAAGCTGAAGAAGCTTAACAAGAGCATTTGCTTCAAAGACCTGGTGCCCTCCCAAAATATGTATAGCCCAGAGAATGTCGTCAATGGCTTCTCCAGACCTTATGGTCTGCCGAACGGTTGGATATCTGAACGTACGAAAGGACAGGAATGGCTGGAATTCTGCTTTGCAAGCCCCAAAAATGTGGAGGAAATCCATCTTGTGTTCAATTCACGGCTGGATTTGGAGCATTTTGACGATCCGATCGAGCTCCTTATCCAAGATTATGATGTGACCTTGACCTTAGAAGACGGAACCGAGAGTGAAATCATTATCCGCGGTAATTATCTGACACTGAATAAACATAAGGTGGATGCGAAACGCGTAACCCGAATCCGGATTCATTTCTGCGCAACCTACGGTTCTCCTTACTATGAAGTGTTTGCTGTAAAATGCTTTGCTCCGAAATTAATAAGTGAGGGCAGGTGA
- a CDS encoding extracellular solute-binding protein, with product MQRTKISFAILAAIVGLGTVLSGCGDQEEEVKPTASSSSPSTDNPFAKKMKITMFNQGTFNAAAPIPPRDEDIQRQMLEKAMNIDLDMTIPQAGQSTTKLNTLIAGGDIPDLLFLKSRSDLAQYYDQGVLADLTPYLDQFPELQKRFSSDSWEAMSYQGKTIGVPGYDNVNGISRSFFIRNDWLKKLNMEVPTTPDELFEVMKAFTEKDPDGNGKNDTYGFIGGMNKEGSLQTYGFDSLMWMFGVNPPSAIEVKDNEPVFLFIDPKMKEALAYINKMMAANVVDPDWVTMTSPDLLDQKLFKGKVGFMIRDARRLEPDYQQKMKEISGEVPEWIVIPPMIGPYGDQIVERKSFQGNSWAISKKADKDKIIRILSMLNYLFTDEEAYPNFAYGIKGIHWDVVDGKIKNKTSELSKEMKEKYLWVDHYRMPRRGDDAEYFSFQNPKTAEAFVNNQQYVGPTLPGNLLTADPSDTLATDRSRFINESLVKFMTGKDPLSNWDNFLQTLDTKFDMKKYKETAIKQFKEAGLIK from the coding sequence ATGCAAAGAACTAAGATATCATTTGCCATTCTGGCTGCTATTGTAGGGCTGGGAACGGTATTGTCGGGATGTGGGGATCAAGAAGAGGAGGTTAAGCCTACAGCTTCGAGCAGTTCACCATCCACGGATAACCCGTTTGCGAAAAAAATGAAAATCACGATGTTTAACCAAGGCACGTTCAACGCTGCCGCTCCGATTCCTCCACGCGATGAAGACATTCAACGGCAAATGCTGGAGAAGGCAATGAACATCGACTTGGATATGACGATTCCTCAGGCTGGGCAATCAACAACCAAACTAAATACGCTTATTGCAGGCGGGGATATCCCGGATTTGCTATTCTTGAAGAGTCGGTCCGATCTCGCGCAATATTATGATCAAGGCGTTCTTGCGGATTTGACACCGTATCTGGATCAATTCCCTGAACTTCAGAAACGTTTTAGCAGCGACTCCTGGGAGGCGATGTCCTATCAAGGGAAAACCATTGGAGTTCCAGGTTATGATAATGTAAACGGTATCAGCCGAAGCTTCTTCATCCGTAATGATTGGTTGAAAAAGCTGAATATGGAAGTGCCAACGACACCTGACGAGCTATTTGAAGTCATGAAAGCCTTTACAGAGAAAGACCCGGACGGAAACGGCAAAAACGATACGTACGGATTCATCGGCGGCATGAATAAAGAGGGCAGTCTGCAAACCTACGGCTTCGATAGCTTGATGTGGATGTTTGGCGTCAATCCTCCATCAGCCATTGAAGTGAAAGATAATGAACCGGTATTTCTATTTATCGATCCCAAAATGAAAGAAGCGCTTGCTTACATTAATAAAATGATGGCAGCCAATGTGGTAGACCCCGATTGGGTGACGATGACCTCGCCTGATTTGTTGGACCAAAAGCTATTTAAAGGGAAAGTCGGCTTCATGATCAGGGATGCGCGCAGGCTGGAGCCGGATTATCAGCAGAAAATGAAAGAAATCAGCGGAGAGGTGCCGGAATGGATCGTGATTCCTCCAATGATAGGTCCTTACGGCGATCAAATCGTAGAGAGAAAATCGTTCCAAGGCAATTCATGGGCCATCTCCAAGAAAGCGGATAAGGACAAAATCATTCGGATCTTGTCCATGCTGAATTATCTCTTTACGGACGAAGAAGCCTATCCGAATTTTGCATACGGAATCAAAGGAATTCATTGGGATGTAGTGGACGGCAAGATCAAAAATAAAACGTCCGAATTATCGAAGGAAATGAAAGAAAAGTACCTATGGGTCGATCATTACAGAATGCCGCGCCGTGGTGACGATGCCGAGTACTTCAGCTTCCAGAATCCTAAGACGGCAGAAGCTTTCGTGAACAATCAGCAATATGTGGGACCAACGTTGCCTGGAAACTTATTGACCGCAGACCCTAGCGATACCTTGGCAACTGACCGCTCGCGTTTCATTAATGAAAGCTTAGTCAAATTTATGACGGGCAAAGACCCTCTATCCAATTGGGACAATTTCCTCCAAACGTTGGATACCAAGTTTGACATGAAGAAATATAAGGAAACAGCAATCAAGCAATTTAAAGAAGCAGGCTTAATCAAGTAA
- a CDS encoding AraC family transcriptional regulator, translating into MVREYTCFIVDDEDLIIQRLELFFNELSHRDKRFVLVGKANNGLNGIEEIIKLKPDIVISDIVMPRMDGISMIEQLKPELPHTQYILLTAYSSFEYAQRAIHANVLEYIVKVPLREADLNRALSKAAGILNEVKKKEAEFQSLNVSVLENKYRVRKQFFNELIRGEIPSHRASDFANRMQFHFFQANYCCFIVEMNTYESFRNEYSAADQNILKYAMTNVIEETVMNGGSGVAADLSDNRFIGFLSWENNRSDMETEYACQSLGGQIVSHLQQYLNQRVSVAFGGPHRGWESIKQAYSEAKNVSEDFYYHTEKVVKTPMHRFQYHNDKKSDFQQKLADFLIWVKRKISKEELESELADLNQFVSDHKIQKSIMAPMLRDLYRDITLKFKSGNKLATEVAEFPMEFMAFQEQLAYIGDFTFEYVHAGQLLHRAEIMSAMQFIEKNLKQRLTLEAIAEDVNLAPSYFSSLFKKTMNEGVISYINRKKIQLALELLNVQDYSLLELCEEVGIVNEGYFCKLFKEYTGETPKQYRIKMTRYESK; encoded by the coding sequence ATGGTGAGAGAATATACCTGCTTCATTGTTGACGATGAAGACCTAATCATTCAAAGATTGGAATTGTTTTTTAATGAGCTCTCCCATAGGGATAAGCGATTTGTTCTAGTGGGAAAAGCGAACAATGGGCTGAATGGGATCGAGGAAATTATAAAGCTTAAGCCGGATATCGTAATATCCGATATCGTTATGCCAAGAATGGATGGAATCTCCATGATTGAGCAGCTAAAGCCGGAGCTCCCCCATACCCAATACATCCTTTTGACCGCCTATTCATCCTTTGAATACGCCCAGCGAGCTATTCATGCCAACGTATTAGAGTACATTGTTAAAGTTCCGCTGAGGGAAGCGGATTTGAATCGGGCCTTATCTAAGGCGGCTGGGATTTTAAATGAAGTGAAGAAAAAAGAAGCGGAATTTCAATCGTTAAACGTATCCGTGCTTGAAAATAAATATAGAGTCCGAAAGCAATTTTTTAACGAGCTTATCCGAGGCGAAATTCCTTCCCATCGGGCATCGGATTTTGCCAATCGCATGCAGTTCCATTTCTTTCAAGCCAACTATTGCTGCTTCATTGTAGAAATGAATACTTATGAAAGTTTCCGGAACGAATACTCAGCCGCTGATCAAAACATCTTGAAATATGCGATGACGAATGTAATCGAGGAAACGGTGATGAATGGCGGAAGCGGCGTAGCTGCGGATCTGTCCGATAATCGTTTTATTGGTTTTCTTTCCTGGGAAAATAACCGCAGTGATATGGAAACGGAATATGCTTGCCAATCATTAGGAGGACAGATCGTCTCTCATTTGCAGCAATATTTGAATCAAAGGGTATCCGTCGCTTTTGGAGGTCCGCACCGAGGCTGGGAATCGATTAAACAAGCATACTCGGAAGCTAAAAATGTGAGTGAGGATTTCTATTATCATACTGAGAAAGTAGTAAAAACACCCATGCATCGGTTCCAATACCATAATGACAAAAAATCAGACTTTCAGCAGAAACTGGCTGATTTTCTTATATGGGTGAAAAGGAAGATTTCCAAGGAAGAGCTGGAGAGTGAACTTGCTGATTTGAACCAATTTGTTTCGGACCATAAAATCCAAAAGTCTATCATGGCACCCATGCTTCGAGACTTATATAGAGACATTACTTTGAAGTTTAAATCAGGGAACAAGCTGGCCACGGAAGTAGCTGAATTCCCCATGGAATTTATGGCATTTCAAGAGCAGCTTGCCTATATTGGCGACTTCACATTCGAATATGTACATGCTGGACAACTATTACATCGTGCAGAAATCATGAGTGCTATGCAGTTTATAGAGAAAAATCTGAAACAGCGTTTAACGCTGGAGGCTATTGCCGAGGATGTGAATTTGGCTCCGTCGTATTTTAGCAGCTTATTCAAAAAAACAATGAACGAAGGCGTGATCAGCTACATCAACCGTAAAAAAATTCAATTAGCTCTCGAGCTGTTAAATGTTCAGGATTATTCTTTATTGGAATTGTGCGAGGAAGTAGGAATCGTCAATGAAGGTTACTTTTGCAAACTATTTAAAGAATATACGGGTGAGACTCCTAAGCAATACCGGATAAAAATGACACGGTACGAATCCAAATAA
- a CDS encoding histidine kinase, with product MRRRISLPLKLFFIVFAFVLGCIILISQLSYRYVQKEIRTNDIFYTNQILDKVDQYFTVNFSSFQTILFSVETSVKANIDNTEVIKKQLRELYELNSNYVSNIYLIKSDLSIVGGSTPTRIFDEPLAEREPLFHAADKNRRTTFVSDPYKSKYSGWTVTMVRYLNGAPFPMAIAVDLDLNAIEETLFKINKQEQMNLALITASGKIIAGFSENRGPLNVQDHTFSIGETSAEQILDRAETTLQLHTKDGMPVSLLKKPTEKFNWTIISINDESRLKAALSRLETYYIELLAAGLLLSLFVSFFIAKYIRNPLYALKSKMKRVEQGILTTTITINRNDEFGDLSRAFDRMLQQIVELIRRAEHHNELERKLEIQVLQSQINPHFLYNTLGSISNVIRLGQIEKVDVVIGSLISLLEYGIDDASEKVSLHQELRNVADYIEIQSIRYNRNFQLIEDIEAGLIDFPVFRMLLQPLVENSIFHGYNGGGIEGPITIHAYREGSIVIIEVVDQGEGIPADKIKRILVSEPSDVEVKRKRIGLNNIHGRIRLHYGEQYGLQIVSIPKEITHVRAIFPADLLKGET from the coding sequence ATGCGAAGAAGAATCAGCTTACCTTTAAAATTATTTTTTATCGTGTTTGCGTTTGTATTAGGCTGCATAATCTTGATAAGCCAATTGTCCTATCGCTATGTCCAAAAGGAAATAAGAACCAATGACATCTTCTACACCAACCAAATACTTGACAAGGTCGATCAGTATTTCACCGTTAATTTTTCCTCCTTCCAGACGATCCTGTTCTCGGTCGAAACATCGGTGAAAGCCAACATTGACAATACGGAAGTAATCAAAAAGCAATTAAGAGAGCTATATGAACTCAACAGTAATTACGTCAGTAATATTTATTTGATTAAAAGCGATTTATCCATTGTAGGCGGAAGCACGCCTACCCGTATTTTCGATGAACCTTTAGCGGAAAGAGAGCCTTTATTTCATGCGGCCGACAAGAACAGAAGGACGACCTTCGTCAGTGATCCTTACAAATCCAAGTATTCCGGCTGGACAGTTACGATGGTTCGATATCTGAATGGCGCTCCATTTCCGATGGCCATTGCCGTAGATTTGGATCTAAATGCTATTGAAGAAACCTTGTTCAAGATTAATAAGCAGGAACAAATGAATTTGGCTCTGATCACCGCATCGGGTAAGATCATTGCCGGATTTTCGGAAAATAGAGGACCGCTAAATGTTCAAGATCATACTTTTTCAATCGGTGAAACGTCAGCAGAACAAATTCTGGATAGGGCAGAAACAACCCTTCAACTGCATACCAAGGACGGCATGCCGGTCTCCTTACTGAAAAAACCGACGGAGAAATTCAATTGGACCATTATTTCGATCAATGATGAATCACGCTTGAAAGCCGCTTTATCCAGATTGGAAACCTATTATATCGAGCTTCTAGCTGCTGGTCTTCTCTTAAGTTTGTTCGTTTCTTTTTTTATTGCCAAGTATATAAGGAATCCGCTCTATGCGCTCAAATCAAAAATGAAACGGGTGGAACAAGGCATCCTTACAACGACAATAACGATTAACCGAAACGATGAGTTCGGAGATCTCTCCCGAGCCTTCGACCGTATGCTGCAGCAAATTGTGGAATTGATTCGGCGAGCAGAGCATCATAATGAGCTTGAGAGGAAGCTGGAGATTCAAGTGCTGCAGTCTCAAATAAACCCTCATTTTCTGTATAACACGCTTGGTTCAATCAGCAATGTTATTCGTCTCGGACAAATAGAGAAAGTAGATGTGGTGATCGGATCGCTCATTTCATTATTGGAATACGGGATTGATGACGCTTCAGAGAAGGTTTCCCTACATCAGGAATTACGAAATGTAGCGGACTATATCGAGATCCAGAGCATCCGGTATAACAGAAACTTCCAATTGATTGAAGATATCGAAGCAGGGTTAATAGATTTCCCAGTTTTTAGAATGCTGCTGCAGCCCCTTGTGGAGAATAGTATCTTCCATGGCTATAACGGAGGAGGGATCGAAGGCCCGATAACGATTCATGCGTACAGGGAGGGAAGCATCGTCATCATAGAAGTCGTTGATCAAGGCGAGGGAATTCCAGCTGATAAAATAAAGCGTATTTTAGTTTCAGAACCGAGTGATGTGGAAGTGAAAAGGAAAAGAATCGGGTTAAATAATATTCATGGCCGAATTAGACTTCACTACGGGGAACAATACGGGCTCCAAATCGTGAGCATACCTAAGGAAATAACCCATGTACGCGCCATATTCCCAGCAGACTTGCTAAAAGGAGAAACATAA
- a CDS encoding carbohydrate ABC transporter permease has product MIKLTIGEKVWQSAVYFILIMLSLLCLLPFLYVVAVSVTPESEVLRRGIVIIPESFTFAAYKEVFISNGIGQAYKITLFRTIVGTALNVFFTVIAAYPLSKKYLPGRSPFLLFIVFTMMFSGGLIPTYLLIRSLGMLNSPWVLIVPHLISAFNLVIIKGFFEQLPAEIEESARVDGASELQSLWKIILPLSMPVLATISLFYAVGHWNSYFDAIVYINDANLMPLQVVLRNILLNIANQSAESMANTGTVSQFAVQMAAVVVTTVPILIVYPFMQKHFTKGMLMGSIKG; this is encoded by the coding sequence ATGATTAAGCTGACGATCGGGGAAAAGGTATGGCAATCAGCCGTTTATTTTATTCTTATTATGTTATCGCTGCTTTGCTTGCTTCCCTTTTTATATGTGGTCGCTGTTTCGGTAACACCGGAATCGGAAGTGTTAAGAAGAGGGATTGTGATAATACCAGAATCCTTTACCTTTGCAGCCTATAAGGAAGTATTCATTTCTAATGGTATAGGGCAGGCGTATAAAATTACGCTGTTCCGAACGATTGTAGGCACTGCGTTAAATGTGTTTTTTACGGTAATCGCGGCGTACCCGTTATCCAAAAAATATTTGCCGGGACGTAGTCCGTTTTTATTATTCATTGTGTTTACCATGATGTTTAGCGGGGGATTAATTCCGACTTATTTGTTAATCCGCTCTTTGGGGATGTTAAATAGTCCATGGGTTTTAATTGTTCCGCATCTCATTAGTGCATTTAATCTGGTGATCATTAAAGGCTTTTTCGAGCAATTGCCTGCTGAAATTGAGGAATCGGCGAGAGTTGACGGCGCAAGTGAACTTCAGTCGTTATGGAAAATCATTTTACCGCTTTCCATGCCTGTCCTCGCCACGATTTCCCTATTTTATGCAGTAGGGCATTGGAACAGTTATTTCGATGCGATTGTGTATATCAATGATGCGAATTTAATGCCACTTCAAGTTGTCTTGCGCAACATCCTGCTTAACATTGCAAATCAAAGTGCTGAGTCGATGGCCAATACCGGAACGGTTAGCCAGTTCGCTGTTCAAATGGCTGCTGTTGTCGTGACTACGGTCCCCATTTTGATCGTATATCCATTTATGCAAAAGCATTTTACCAAGGGTATGCTCATGGGATCGATTAAAGGTTAA
- a CDS encoding ABC transporter permease subunit: protein MQSKLAAEAIPLSKKRNSWLRTIQKYKVMYLLLIPALVYFAVFKYIPLAGIIIAFKNYNLALGLWDSPWVGFKNFTDFINGVYFWDIMRNTIIISLYKLLFGFSAPIALALLLNEVHTQWFKKIVQTITYLPHFLSWVIVYGLMVALLAPGDGLFNMILKENGFDPISFLTEPAWGRLLVISSEIWKDIGWGAILYLAALSGIDPSLYEAARMDGASKSRQLWHVTLPGIRGVIILMLILKLSHILDAGFDQIFMFANTFNQEKIDIIDTWVYREGLERLKIGLATAVGLFKAVIGFILVLAANKLAKKFDGQIW, encoded by the coding sequence ATGCAATCGAAATTGGCAGCGGAAGCTATTCCCCTCTCCAAAAAGCGGAATTCGTGGTTAAGGACCATACAAAAGTATAAAGTGATGTACCTTCTATTAATTCCGGCATTGGTTTATTTTGCCGTATTCAAATACATCCCATTGGCCGGAATCATTATTGCTTTTAAAAACTACAATCTGGCTTTGGGGTTATGGGATAGCCCGTGGGTCGGATTTAAAAACTTTACAGATTTTATTAACGGCGTTTATTTCTGGGACATCATGAGAAACACGATAATTATATCGCTGTATAAGCTATTGTTCGGTTTCTCCGCTCCCATCGCACTTGCTTTGCTTCTTAATGAAGTTCATACCCAATGGTTTAAGAAAATCGTACAAACCATTACTTATTTACCGCATTTTCTGTCTTGGGTCATTGTTTATGGATTGATGGTTGCATTATTGGCTCCGGGTGATGGCCTTTTCAATATGATTTTGAAGGAAAACGGTTTTGATCCCATCTCCTTCCTAACGGAGCCTGCTTGGGGAAGACTGCTGGTTATCTCGTCTGAAATATGGAAGGACATCGGTTGGGGAGCGATACTATACCTTGCCGCATTATCAGGGATTGACCCAAGCTTATATGAAGCAGCTCGAATGGATGGCGCTTCCAAATCAAGACAGCTCTGGCATGTAACCTTGCCCGGCATTCGAGGAGTCATTATTCTGATGCTCATTCTTAAATTGAGCCATATTCTGGACGCTGGTTTTGACCAAATCTTCATGTTTGCCAATACTTTTAACCAGGAGAAAATCGATATTATTGACACATGGGTATACCGCGAGGGGCTGGAGCGTCTTAAGATTGGCCTCGCAACTGCTGTGGGATTGTTTAAAGCTGTCATCGGATTTATTTTAGTATTGGCTGCAAACAAGCTTGCCAAAAAATTCGATGGGCAAATTTGGTGA